A window of the Natrinema salifodinae genome harbors these coding sequences:
- a CDS encoding DUF7544 domain-containing protein, translating into MFAIDDLSDAIDVTRAFLTPVRLGTWLKLAVIVFFLGGIGFGNPAFSGGFGGDPAPGPGTGPEPGPGAIDVGEWLPVLVVAGLILLVVWLAFALVGSLLEFTFLESLRSDDVRLRRYTRRNVGRGLSLFGFRLALSLVLLLVLGAPLTAIVFATAGDVSMVLLGLYALVAIPVYLVYAVINRFTTVFVAPTMLQEEVGALDAWRRFWETLTANWTEYLAYLLLVWLLQLVVSFAIGILMFVLAIPFLLVFVLFLFIPFLNLIVLLLGIPLFVVLALLVQVPVVAYLRYYALLLLGDTDAALDLIPEQRGAVRGGGGDSGGSGGSAGGPAQPDGRDDGRDTHADRDRTEDDEYDLWGNSNDTDPGDSDDPGDRDDENDRGGW; encoded by the coding sequence GCGTTCCTGACGCCGGTCCGCCTCGGGACCTGGCTCAAACTCGCGGTCATCGTCTTCTTTCTCGGGGGCATCGGCTTCGGGAACCCGGCCTTCTCCGGCGGATTCGGCGGCGACCCAGCGCCGGGACCGGGGACAGGACCGGAGCCCGGTCCAGGGGCGATCGACGTCGGCGAATGGCTGCCGGTGCTCGTCGTCGCCGGACTCATCCTGCTGGTCGTCTGGCTGGCCTTCGCGCTCGTGGGCTCGCTCCTCGAGTTCACGTTCCTCGAGTCCCTGCGCTCGGACGACGTGCGGCTCCGACGATACACCAGGCGAAACGTCGGTCGCGGACTGTCCCTCTTCGGGTTCCGACTCGCGCTCAGCCTGGTCCTGCTGCTCGTCCTCGGGGCGCCCCTGACGGCGATCGTGTTCGCGACGGCGGGCGATGTTTCGATGGTGCTTCTGGGGCTGTACGCCCTCGTCGCGATCCCGGTGTATCTCGTCTACGCCGTCATCAACCGATTCACGACCGTATTCGTCGCGCCGACGATGCTACAGGAGGAGGTCGGCGCGCTCGACGCCTGGCGGCGGTTCTGGGAGACGCTAACCGCCAACTGGACGGAGTATCTCGCCTATCTCCTGCTCGTCTGGCTCCTCCAACTGGTCGTCAGCTTCGCGATCGGGATCCTCATGTTCGTCCTCGCGATTCCGTTCCTCCTCGTGTTCGTTCTGTTCCTGTTTATCCCATTTCTCAATCTAATCGTCCTCCTGCTTGGGATCCCGCTGTTTGTGGTGCTCGCCTTACTGGTCCAGGTGCCGGTCGTCGCGTACCTGCGCTACTACGCGCTGTTGCTTCTGGGCGACACGGACGCGGCCCTCGATCTGATTCCCGAGCAGCGTGGGGCGGTCCGCGGCGGGGGCGGTGACAGTGGCGGTAGCGGCGGCAGCGCCGGCGGTCCCGCGCAACCCGATGGGAGGGACGACGGCCGGGACACGCACGCCGACCGCGACCGGACCGAAGACGACGAGTACGATCTCTGGGGGAATTCGAACGACACCGACCCCGGCGACTCCGACGACCCCGGCGATCGCGACGATGAAAACGACCGCGGCGGCTGGTAA
- a CDS encoding acyl-CoA dehydrogenase family protein, translating into MAVDLPDEHRMIRETVRDFCETEIEPIAQEIEDEHRFPAEIFEQLAELDMLGVPIAEEYGGLGGDTLMYSLVAEELGRISGSIGLSYVAHTSLASKPIERFGTDAQKDRWLRPLAEGEYLGGWALTEPESGSDASDMTTTARKDGDEWVLNGTKQFITNASEAGSILVKAVTDSEAGTDGISTFIVDPDSDDGFEVTTVWEKMGLNASPTCEIALDDVRLPADRLLGAEGDGWEQTKETVDGGRISIAALSTGLAQGAYEHAKSYSKEREQFGQPICEFDAVRDTIVDMHRKTERARLLTRQAARKDDRGEPVTKDAALAKLDASEAAREVAEDAVQVLGGYGYTTDFAPQRFYRDAKLMEIGEGTSEIQHVVIGRELGL; encoded by the coding sequence ATGGCCGTCGACCTGCCCGACGAACACCGGATGATCCGGGAGACCGTCAGGGACTTCTGCGAGACCGAGATCGAGCCGATCGCTCAGGAGATCGAGGACGAACACCGGTTCCCGGCGGAGATCTTCGAGCAGCTCGCCGAGCTCGATATGCTGGGCGTCCCGATCGCCGAGGAGTACGGCGGCCTGGGCGGTGACACGCTCATGTACAGCCTGGTCGCCGAGGAACTCGGCCGGATCTCCGGCTCGATCGGGCTCTCCTACGTTGCACACACGTCTCTGGCTTCGAAGCCGATCGAGCGGTTCGGCACGGACGCGCAGAAAGATCGCTGGCTCCGCCCCCTCGCCGAGGGCGAGTACCTCGGCGGCTGGGCGCTGACCGAACCCGAGAGCGGCTCCGACGCATCGGACATGACCACGACCGCCCGCAAGGACGGCGACGAGTGGGTCCTCAACGGCACCAAGCAGTTCATCACGAACGCGTCCGAGGCCGGCTCGATCCTCGTTAAAGCGGTCACCGACTCCGAGGCGGGCACCGACGGCATCTCCACGTTCATCGTCGATCCCGACTCCGACGATGGGTTCGAGGTCACGACCGTCTGGGAGAAGATGGGCCTTAACGCCTCCCCGACCTGCGAGATCGCGCTCGACGACGTGCGCCTGCCCGCGGACCGCCTGCTCGGCGCCGAGGGCGACGGCTGGGAGCAGACCAAGGAGACCGTAGACGGCGGCCGTATCTCGATCGCCGCGCTCTCGACCGGCCTCGCCCAGGGCGCCTACGAACACGCGAAATCCTACAGCAAAGAGCGCGAGCAGTTCGGGCAGCCGATCTGCGAGTTCGACGCCGTCCGGGACACGATCGTCGACATGCACCGCAAGACCGAGCGCGCCAGGCTCCTGACTCGCCAGGCGGCCCGAAAAGACGATCGGGGGGAGCCGGTGACCAAGGACGCCGCGCTCGCGAAACTCGACGCCAGCGAGGCGGCCCGCGAGGTCGCCGAGGACGCGGTGCAGGTGCTCGGCGGCTACGGGTACACGACCGATTTCGCGCCACAGCGGTTCTATCGGGACGCGAAACTCATGGAGATCGGCGAGGGAACGAGCGAGATTCAACACGTCGTCATCGGCCGCGAACTCGGCCTGTAG